Proteins from one Nakamurella multipartita DSM 44233 genomic window:
- a CDS encoding HsdM family class I SAM-dependent methyltransferase, whose protein sequence is MAHRTGSTVSRLADRLRDAAARHGCDGPVAIPLAALATGILLLGAPPTLRTTFLHRLSDRAHTRDARAIWRAAAADYPYLSGNLDPLIGWLTSEPPDHQMKALAECFGALTLFDLKGAAESPGVGGDLLGPVYSELRGDRSRQRTGAFYTPPDLSALLAAMTGPRPGDRVFEPACGTGGMVLAAVRSMRERDLDPNSCTWTLNDLDPVAVALASVNMAAHGVRTVHLRCGDALAQQSAADGRDGLSDAWAASHADAT, encoded by the coding sequence ATGGCACACCGCACGGGCAGCACCGTCAGCAGGCTCGCCGACCGCCTTCGCGACGCGGCCGCTCGCCACGGCTGCGACGGGCCGGTGGCCATCCCGCTGGCCGCACTGGCCACCGGCATCCTGTTGCTGGGGGCGCCGCCGACACTCCGCACCACGTTCCTGCACCGACTGTCCGACCGAGCGCACACCCGCGACGCCCGAGCGATCTGGCGCGCCGCCGCCGCCGACTACCCCTACCTGTCCGGCAACCTCGATCCGCTGATCGGCTGGCTCACCAGTGAACCGCCTGACCATCAGATGAAAGCCCTCGCCGAATGTTTCGGCGCGCTGACCTTATTCGACCTGAAGGGTGCCGCGGAATCACCGGGTGTCGGCGGGGATCTGCTGGGCCCCGTGTACAGCGAGCTCCGCGGCGACCGCTCACGGCAGCGCACCGGAGCGTTCTACACACCCCCGGACCTGTCGGCACTGCTCGCCGCAATGACCGGACCCCGGCCCGGCGACCGGGTGTTCGAGCCGGCCTGCGGCACCGGCGGCATGGTCCTGGCCGCAGTCCGGTCCATGCGCGAGCGGGACCTGGACCCGAACAGCTGCACCTGGACGTTGAACGACCTCGATCCGGTCGCGGTGGCCCTGGCCTCGGTGAACATGGCCGCCCACGGCGTCCGGACCGTCCACCTCCGCTGTGGTGACGCCCTGGCGCAGCAAAGCGCAGCGGACGGGCGCGATGGATTGTCGGACGCATGGGCGGCATCGCACGCGGACGCGACATGA
- a CDS encoding WhiB family transcriptional regulator has product MATYDIRPVDGAMPSNPAFDERAACRGLDTEFWFSSNAAAREFAVETCIDCPIRRGCEQYGIASRQTGIWGGSVLDRGRPEGAARGWRNPYPVVPAGPRRRQPVPA; this is encoded by the coding sequence ATGGCGACCTACGACATCCGACCCGTCGATGGCGCGATGCCGAGCAACCCAGCGTTCGACGAGAGGGCCGCCTGTCGCGGCCTGGACACCGAGTTCTGGTTCTCGTCCAACGCCGCGGCCCGCGAGTTCGCCGTCGAGACCTGCATCGACTGCCCGATTCGGCGCGGGTGTGAGCAGTACGGCATCGCGTCGCGGCAAACCGGCATCTGGGGTGGATCGGTCCTGGACCGGGGGCGGCCGGAAGGTGCCGCCCGGGGTTGGCGAAATCCGTATCCGGTCGTGCCCGCAGGCCCTCGGCGACGCCAGCCGGTACCTGCATGA
- a CDS encoding macro domain-containing protein — protein sequence MSTDLPIGNGNVVERSGDLFRSGADAIAHGVNTFGLMGAGVALGARTRFPQAYREYRGWCRTGRLLPGGAHIWVPPAGADLPILVNLASQDRPGPHARLDWMTEALHAAERTLVELSDRRPGWRLALPRIGCGIGGLDWSQVCPVLDAFAGRVPFTVEVWTPG from the coding sequence ATGAGTACCGACCTCCCAATCGGCAACGGCAACGTGGTCGAGCGGTCGGGTGACCTGTTCCGGTCCGGCGCCGACGCCATCGCTCACGGTGTCAACACCTTCGGGCTGATGGGCGCCGGAGTCGCGCTCGGTGCCCGAACCAGGTTCCCGCAGGCCTATCGCGAGTATCGGGGCTGGTGCCGCACCGGCCGCCTCCTTCCTGGCGGGGCGCACATCTGGGTGCCGCCGGCCGGTGCCGATCTGCCGATCCTGGTCAATCTCGCCTCGCAGGACCGGCCCGGCCCGCATGCCCGGCTGGACTGGATGACCGAGGCACTGCATGCAGCCGAGCGAACACTCGTAGAACTCTCCGATCGACGGCCGGGCTGGAGGCTTGCGCTCCCGCGGATAGGTTGCGGCATCGGTGGCCTGGACTGGTCGCAGGTCTGTCCGGTTCTCGACGCCTTCGCCGGCCGTGTCCCCTTCACTGTCGAGGTGTGGACACCGGGCTGA